The Phaenicophaeus curvirostris isolate KB17595 chromosome 15, BPBGC_Pcur_1.0, whole genome shotgun sequence genome window below encodes:
- the HDAC3 gene encoding histone deacetylase 3, translated as MAKTVAYFYDPDVGNFHYGAGHPMKPHRLALTHSLVLHYGLYKKMIVFKPYQASQHDMCRFHSEDYIDFLQRVSPNNMQGFTKSLNAFNVGDDCPVFPGLFEFCSRYTGASLQGATQLNNKICDIAINWAGGLHHAKKFEASGFCYVNDIVIGILELLKYHPRVLYIDIDIHHGDGVQEAFYLTDRVMTVSFHKYGNYFFPGTGDMYEVGAESGRYYCLNVPLRDGIDDQSYKHLFQPVINQVVDYYQPTCIVLQCGADSLGCDRLGCFNLSIRGHGECVEYVKSFNIPLLVLGGGGYTVRNVARCWTYETSLLVEEAISEELPYSEYFEYFAPDFTLHPDVSTRIENQNSRQYLDQIRQTIFENLKMLNHAPSVQIHDVPSDLLSYDRTDEPDPEERGSEENYSRPEAANEFYDGDHDNDKESDVEI; from the exons ATGGCGAAGACCGTGGCCTATTTCTATGACCCGGACGTAGGAAACTTCCACTACG GAGCTGGGCACCCCATGAAGCCGCACCGCCTGGCGCTCACACACAGCCTGGTCCTGCACTATGGCCTCTACAAGAAGATGATC GTTTTCAAACCGTACCAGGCATCCCAGCATGACATGTGCCGGTTCCACTCCGAGGACTACATAGACTTCCTGCAGAGAGTGAGTCCCAACAACATGCAAGGCTTCACCAAGAGCCTAAATGCCTTCAATGTGGGCGATGACTG cCCAGTGTTTCCAGGCCTCTTCGAATTCTGCTCCCGCTACACTGGGGCCTCCCTGCAGGGAGCAACACAGCTGAACAACAAG atCTGTGATATTGCAATAAACTGGGCAGGGGGCCTGCACCATGCCAAAAAGTTTGAG GCTTCTGGGTTTTGTTACGTCAACGACATTGTTATTGGCATCCTGGAGCTGCTCAA ATATCACCCACGTGTTCTGTACATCGATATCGATATCCATCACGGAGATGGTGTGCAGGAGGCTTTCTACCTGACCGACCGTGTCATGACAGTGTCATTTCACAAATATGGGAACTACTTCTTTCCTGGTACAG GTGACATGTACGAAGTTGGTGCAGAGAGCGGTCGTTATTACTGTCTCAATGTGCCGCTACGAGACGGCATTGATGACCAAA GTTACAAACACCTCTTCCAGCCGGTCATTAACCAGGTGGTGGATTACTACCAGCCCACCTGCATAGTGCTGCAG TGTGGTGCGGATTCCCTGGGCTGTGACCGTTTGGGATGTTTTAACCTCAGTATAAGAGGACACGG GGAGTGCGTGGAGTATGTGAAGAGCTTCAACATCCCCTTGCTGGTTCTGGGAGGAGGTGGCTACACAGTCCGCAATGTGGCGCGGTGCTG gACATATGAAACATCATTGCTTGTAGAGGAAGCAATTAGCGAAGAGCTCCCCTACAGTG AGTACTTCGAATACTTTGCTCCAGACTTCACCCTGCATCCTGACGTCAGCACGAGGATTGAAAATCAGAACTCGCGGCAG tACTTGGATCAGATCAGACAGACGATATTTGAGAATCTGAAGATGCTGAACCATGCTCCCAGTGTGCAGATCCACGATGTCCCTTCTGACCTGCTTAGCTACGATCGCACAGATGAGCCTGATCCGGAGGAAAGAGGCTCTGAGGAAAACTACAGCAG GCCTGAAGCTGCTAACGAGTTTTATGACGGTGACCACGATAACGACAAAGAGAGCGACGTTGAGATCTGA